One part of the Desulfovibrio aminophilus DSM 12254 genome encodes these proteins:
- a CDS encoding type IV secretion system DNA-binding domain-containing protein — protein MLRPVRDPGSTLALMGLLAALGLLLGLGLGYVLAQAFGAWPWGVKLWAKAALAAWTDPLRNWGPLTPKMLTLGPLFWILPAILASLGALFGWRLSAPVDEEIHEAGRELLTGKEALREAQAEALEEAKVSGEGVLIHPRIALSLDRETRHLMILGSTGGGKTVVMLPLIQEAQERGDKLLIYDNKGDFTSSIEGHLFAPWDRRCLAWDVAADCLNRADARRLAEQLIPDTKEPIWADGARAILVALLVMLQQTQGQDWDFKDLLTAASAPFEDLQKIVFTYYPEGFRAVEHQGKTVQSFLINISTSLSHICDLADAWAGRPKWSLRRWILDQKSPEARHPVQTLVLQGSGRYKPLRRAYIQAVVSTLASIICDPGCPDSRARRIWLFLDEFKQLGKLNDFDGFLEVGRSKGLRCVLGFQDVAQIRELYSRDAADAWSSMVGSFVVCRTQGVETPTWLSRLIGTRRVLRWTATQSEGGGRTTAYQPEELPVVRPDEITTLLGPVKKGVQAIWFPGGPFAYLLTWPYPTKSEFRPQLIENPALAAGASQAALQAAVQEAAEVDSASETPDLEDLRAAAPSVQARQERSRQPEAMQAAEFAPAAELLAPEEDGPEDQKEPGPTEEAGEEIIQELAQNALDVAVPGLGAGLELLDLAAKAAELAAPAHGGQHIQQISQPRAPREIEPEEEEEEHHG, from the coding sequence ATGCTTAGACCCGTCCGTGATCCCGGTTCGACCCTGGCCCTCATGGGCCTGCTGGCTGCCCTGGGCCTGCTCCTCGGCCTCGGCTTGGGTTACGTGCTGGCCCAGGCCTTCGGCGCTTGGCCTTGGGGCGTGAAGCTCTGGGCCAAGGCGGCCTTGGCCGCCTGGACCGACCCCCTGCGGAATTGGGGGCCCCTGACCCCCAAAATGCTCACCCTGGGCCCGCTTTTTTGGATCCTGCCGGCGATTTTGGCCAGCCTCGGGGCGCTTTTTGGCTGGCGGCTCTCGGCCCCGGTAGACGAAGAAATCCATGAGGCAGGCCGTGAACTGCTCACGGGCAAGGAGGCGCTGCGTGAGGCGCAGGCGGAGGCCCTGGAGGAGGCCAAGGTCAGTGGAGAGGGAGTGCTCATCCATCCGCGAATCGCCCTCTCCCTGGATCGCGAGACTCGCCACCTGATGATCCTGGGATCGACCGGCGGGGGCAAAACAGTCGTCATGCTGCCCTTGATCCAGGAAGCCCAGGAACGTGGCGATAAGCTGCTGATTTACGACAATAAGGGCGACTTCACTTCCTCAATCGAAGGCCATCTGTTTGCCCCTTGGGACAGGAGGTGTCTCGCCTGGGATGTGGCTGCCGATTGCCTGAACCGCGCGGACGCGCGGCGCTTGGCCGAGCAGCTGATTCCCGACACCAAGGAGCCGATTTGGGCTGACGGCGCCAGGGCCATACTGGTGGCCCTGCTGGTGATGCTTCAACAGACCCAGGGGCAGGACTGGGACTTCAAGGATCTCCTGACCGCGGCGAGCGCGCCGTTCGAGGATCTGCAAAAGATCGTTTTCACCTATTATCCTGAAGGATTTCGGGCTGTTGAGCATCAAGGCAAGACGGTCCAGAGCTTCCTGATCAACATCAGCACTTCGCTGAGCCACATCTGCGACTTGGCCGACGCCTGGGCTGGACGGCCGAAGTGGAGCTTGCGCCGCTGGATCCTGGACCAGAAGAGCCCTGAGGCCCGTCACCCAGTTCAGACTCTCGTCCTGCAGGGCTCCGGCCGCTACAAACCCCTGCGCCGCGCCTACATTCAGGCGGTTGTCAGTACTCTGGCCAGCATCATCTGCGATCCGGGGTGCCCGGATTCGCGGGCCAGACGTATCTGGCTCTTTTTGGACGAGTTCAAGCAGCTTGGAAAACTCAATGATTTTGATGGATTCCTTGAGGTCGGGAGATCGAAGGGCCTGCGCTGCGTCTTGGGCTTCCAGGATGTTGCCCAGATCCGCGAGCTGTACAGCCGGGATGCGGCGGATGCCTGGTCCTCGATGGTCGGCAGTTTCGTGGTTTGCCGGACCCAGGGCGTGGAAACCCCCACCTGGCTTTCCAGGCTGATCGGCACGCGCCGAGTCCTGCGCTGGACGGCCACCCAGTCCGAGGGCGGCGGCCGGACCACGGCCTACCAGCCCGAGGAACTGCCTGTCGTCCGCCCAGACGAAATCACCACTCTCCTGGGCCCAGTGAAGAAAGGCGTCCAGGCCATCTGGTTCCCGGGTGGACCCTTCGCCTACCTCCTGACCTGGCCCTACCCCACAAAGTCAGAGTTCCGCCCCCAGCTCATTGAGAATCCGGCCCTGGCTGCGGGCGCGAGCCAGGCCGCCCTCCAGGCGGCCGTTCAGGAGGCGGCCGAGGTCGATTCGGCTTCCGAGACTCCTGATCTCGAGGATCTGCGGGCCGCGGCGCCTTCAGTCCAGGCTCGCCAGGAACGCAGCCGACAGCCTGAAGCGATGCAGGCTGCCGAGTTTGCCCCGGCGGCGGAACTCCTGGCGCCTGAGGAGGATGGACCTGAAGACCAGAAGGAGCCGGGCCCGACCGAGGAAGCCGGGGAGGAGATAATTCAAGAGCTGGCTCAAAACGCCCTGGATGTCGCTGTACCCGGCCTGGGGGCGGGGCTTGAGCTTCTCGATTTGGCCGCCAAGGCGGCCGAACTCGCCGCGCCGGCTCATGGCGGTCAGCACATTCAACAGATCAGCCAACCACGTGCCCCTCGGGAGATTGAACCCGAGGAGGAAGAGGAGGAACACCATGGGTAA
- a CDS encoding type II toxin-antitoxin system HicB family antitoxin, translating into MFAYPIELIADDNGTFLVTCPDLPEVTTFGEDEVDAALRALDAIEEAVAARIAGREDIPLPSEAKGRTTVALPIQAGLKIMLHREMLAEGLRKADLARRLDAHAPQVDRLLDLRHASRLDQMEKAFKAVGKRLEFRLA; encoded by the coding sequence ATGTTTGCATACCCCATCGAACTGATCGCCGACGATAACGGCACGTTCCTTGTCACATGTCCGGATCTGCCGGAAGTGACCACCTTTGGTGAGGATGAGGTGGACGCGGCTTTGCGGGCGCTGGACGCCATAGAAGAGGCCGTAGCAGCACGGATCGCCGGCCGTGAGGATATTCCGCTGCCCAGCGAAGCGAAGGGACGCACTACGGTCGCCCTCCCCATTCAGGCCGGCCTCAAAATCATGCTCCACCGGGAAATGCTCGCGGAGGGTCTCCGCAAGGCGGATTTGGCGCGCAGGCTCGACGCGCACGCCCCGCAGGTGGACCGCTTGCTTGACCTTCGCCACGCCTCTCGCCTGGATCAGATGGAAAAGGCGTTCAAGGCTGTGGGCAAGCGCCTGGAGTTCCGCCTGGCGTGA
- a CDS encoding helix-turn-helix domain-containing protein — MEKIFDIRELAAYLRTSVRGIEIRRSRGADLPPAKLIGGRLFWREKDVQSWLDRQFEGASSTPPPPPPGARRRGRPRKAAKES, encoded by the coding sequence ATGGAAAAGATTTTTGATATCAGGGAGTTAGCCGCCTACCTACGAACTTCCGTCCGGGGAATTGAAATCCGCCGCTCGCGGGGGGCCGATCTGCCCCCCGCCAAACTGATAGGGGGGCGGCTGTTCTGGAGGGAAAAAGATGTGCAATCCTGGCTTGATAGACAGTTTGAGGGTGCCTCCTCCACTCCGCCCCCTCCCCCGCCCGGCGCCCGGCGCCGCGGGCGGCCCCGCAAGGCCGCCAAGGAGAGCTAG
- a CDS encoding bifunctional folylpolyglutamate synthase/dihydrofolate synthase yields the protein MRRFKDFPEFEAHLDTLGLFRMDLTLGRMAAFLRAASDPDYPAVQVVGTNGKGSTSTFLGTLLSTHGLRVGVYTSPHFVNVRERLLVDDAMLSENEWVELANEAAVCSEGLDLTYFEMLTAMAVLGFRRAEVQAVIWEAGLGGTWDATRALPADIVLFTPIGLDHEAILGPGLERIAWDKAGAMRPGGLAITGPQEPLVMDVLCRRAEELGATLLRSADLEDLPPAGSLGLAGPHQRENARLALAAWRLLAEGQDWKRDAAAQAKGLSRAFIPGRMQSVAYDPPLILDGAHNAHALAALAAALREGGVRPATTIFACLTDKNLESMIPLILSLGDGPILVPGIPGNERAMPPDKLAARLGPRAWPCVDLCAALNPLTGSSGPVLVCGSLYLLAEFYKQNPWSLTRPQAA from the coding sequence ATGAGACGATTCAAGGATTTCCCGGAATTCGAAGCGCATCTGGACACCCTCGGCCTGTTCCGCATGGACCTGACATTGGGCCGCATGGCGGCCTTTTTGCGGGCCGCGAGCGATCCGGATTATCCAGCGGTCCAGGTGGTGGGAACCAACGGTAAGGGCTCCACGTCCACGTTCCTGGGGACGCTGCTCTCGACTCACGGCCTGCGTGTCGGAGTGTACACCTCACCGCATTTCGTGAACGTGCGTGAGCGCCTGCTCGTGGATGACGCCATGCTTTCCGAAAACGAGTGGGTCGAGTTGGCGAATGAGGCGGCCGTTTGCTCCGAAGGTCTGGACCTGACCTATTTCGAGATGCTGACCGCCATGGCCGTACTCGGATTTCGGCGCGCCGAGGTCCAAGCCGTGATCTGGGAGGCGGGGCTGGGCGGAACCTGGGACGCCACCCGTGCCCTGCCCGCGGACATCGTGCTCTTCACTCCCATCGGTCTGGATCATGAGGCGATCCTTGGCCCGGGTCTGGAGCGCATCGCCTGGGACAAGGCCGGGGCCATGCGGCCCGGCGGTCTGGCCATTACCGGCCCGCAGGAGCCATTGGTGATGGACGTCCTGTGTCGGCGGGCCGAGGAGCTGGGCGCGACCCTGCTGCGCTCCGCCGACCTGGAGGATCTGCCGCCCGCCGGAAGCCTGGGGTTGGCCGGTCCGCACCAGCGCGAGAACGCCCGTCTGGCCCTGGCGGCCTGGCGGTTGCTGGCGGAAGGGCAGGACTGGAAACGAGATGCAGCGGCACAAGCCAAGGGACTATCGCGAGCATTCATCCCCGGCCGGATGCAGAGTGTGGCCTACGACCCGCCGCTCATCCTGGACGGAGCGCACAACGCCCACGCCCTGGCCGCCCTGGCCGCCGCGCTGCGCGAGGGCGGGGTTCGCCCGGCCACGACGATCTTCGCCTGCCTGACGGACAAGAACCTGGAATCCATGATCCCGTTGATCTTGAGTTTGGGTGACGGTCCAATTCTGGTGCCGGGCATCCCGGGCAATGAGCGGGCCATGCCACCCGATAAGCTTGCCGCGCGCCTGGGGCCGCGCGCCTGGCCATGCGTGGATTTGTGCGCCGCATTGAACCCGTTGACGGGTTCATCCGGCCCTGTCCTGGTCTGTGGTTCCTTGTATTTGCTGGCCGAGTTCTATAAACAAAACCCTTGGTCCCTCACGCGGCCCCAGGCCGCCTGA
- the selA gene encoding L-seryl-tRNA(Sec) selenium transferase, translating to MASLYRHLPPVDHCLAALNRDQEFAGLPRPLLKELVNRFLDLCREEIRSGALSEAKALKLDALLPRLEAYARSHSRSRFRRVLNATGVVAHTNLGRSLLAESAVQAVTEACRHYSNLEFDLDTGRRGSRYSHVEDMLRRLTGAEAALVVNNNAAAVLLVLETLAKGREVVVSRGQLVEIGGSFRIPEVMARSGAILREVGATNRTHPRDYEQAVGSQTAALMRVHASNYRIQGFTSEVGREDLRILADRYGLMLIEDLGSGSLLDFSEFGLPGEPTVRAVVAAGVDVVTFSGDKVLGGPQAGVIVGRTEAVEAIKRNPLNRALRIDKMTLAALEATLRLYLDPELARREVPTLRMVATPPATLKTQAGRLARLLKSDLSHHLEVSTRAGVSRVGGGAFPEQDLPTVLVALTPRDGRGVEALREALLHTDPPLVGRVEGDAFCLDPRTLETKEFALAARALAQALGA from the coding sequence GTGGCCAGTCTGTACCGGCATCTGCCCCCCGTGGATCATTGCTTGGCGGCCCTGAATCGCGACCAGGAGTTCGCCGGCCTTCCCCGGCCCCTGCTCAAGGAACTGGTGAACCGATTCCTGGACCTTTGCCGCGAGGAAATCCGCTCCGGCGCGCTCAGCGAGGCCAAGGCCTTGAAACTGGACGCGCTCCTGCCGCGTCTGGAGGCTTATGCCCGCAGCCATTCCCGGTCGCGCTTCCGGCGTGTTCTCAACGCCACGGGCGTGGTGGCCCACACCAACCTCGGGCGTTCCCTGTTGGCCGAAAGCGCGGTTCAGGCAGTGACCGAGGCCTGCCGCCATTATTCCAACCTGGAGTTCGACCTGGACACCGGGCGTCGCGGCAGCCGCTACTCTCATGTGGAGGATATGCTCCGCCGTCTTACCGGGGCCGAGGCCGCCCTGGTGGTCAACAACAACGCCGCAGCCGTGCTCCTTGTCCTGGAAACCCTGGCCAAGGGCCGTGAGGTGGTCGTTTCGCGCGGCCAGCTGGTGGAGATCGGGGGTTCGTTCCGCATCCCCGAAGTCATGGCCCGTAGCGGCGCGATCCTGCGCGAGGTGGGGGCCACCAACCGCACCCATCCCCGCGACTATGAGCAGGCTGTGGGCTCCCAGACCGCCGCCCTCATGCGCGTACACGCCTCCAACTACCGCATCCAGGGCTTCACCAGCGAGGTGGGCCGCGAGGATCTGCGTATCCTGGCTGACCGCTACGGCTTGATGCTCATCGAGGATCTGGGCAGCGGCAGCCTGCTCGATTTCTCCGAGTTCGGCCTGCCCGGTGAGCCCACGGTGCGCGCGGTGGTGGCCGCCGGGGTGGACGTGGTCACCTTTTCTGGGGACAAGGTCCTGGGCGGGCCCCAGGCGGGGGTCATCGTCGGCCGGACCGAGGCTGTGGAGGCCATCAAGCGCAACCCATTGAATCGGGCCTTGCGCATCGACAAGATGACCCTGGCGGCCCTGGAGGCCACCTTGCGGCTCTATCTGGACCCGGAGCTGGCCCGGCGCGAGGTGCCGACCCTGCGCATGGTGGCCACGCCCCCGGCCACGCTCAAGACCCAGGCCGGACGGCTGGCCCGGCTGCTCAAGTCCGATCTTTCGCATCATCTGGAGGTGTCCACGCGCGCGGGCGTGTCCCGCGTGGGCGGAGGCGCCTTCCCGGAACAGGATCTGCCCACGGTCCTGGTGGCCCTGACGCCCCGCGACGGGCGCGGCGTGGAGGCCTTGCGCGAGGCCCTGCTGCACACCGACCCTCCGCTGGTGGGCCGGGTGGAGGGAGACGCCTTCTGCCTGGACCCGCGCACGTTGGAAACCAAGGAGTTCGCCCTGGCGGCCCGGGCCCTGGCCCAGGCGCTCGGGGCATGA
- a CDS encoding aminopeptidase, whose protein sequence is MTKKTPELELKPRSCWDVYASKAQREAMDEVAGRYVDFLSRCKTERETVDYAVARAVKAGFREEFKGKAVYRIMRGKSLFLARKGKRPLSAGFRLVGAHGDTPRLDFKQHPLYEEVQVGLAKTHYYGGIRKHQWLARPLALHGVVVKADGRVIPVTLGEEPTDPVFTIADLLPHLAYKQVEKKLSEAFEAEKLNVILGHAPAIKGKDDKENGRIKKRLLELLHVRFGIVEADLLSAELQAVPAGPARFVGLDGSLVGGYGQDDRSSVFCALEALLAEKTPEHTQVVVIWDKEEIGSEGSTGAQSLFLEYCLQDLLDAWESASRLSKVFLASEAISADVHPAVDPDYQDVHEKLNSAYLGFGPCFCKYTGHRGKVGANDAHPEYIARLRRVLDGAGVPWQMAELGKVDLGGGGTVAKHLARYGLDIIDMGTPVLSMHSPFELTSKADIHATVLALRAFLKS, encoded by the coding sequence ATGACCAAGAAGACCCCGGAACTGGAGTTGAAGCCGCGAAGCTGCTGGGATGTCTACGCCTCCAAGGCCCAGCGGGAGGCGATGGACGAGGTGGCCGGACGCTACGTGGACTTTCTGTCCCGGTGCAAGACCGAACGCGAGACCGTGGACTACGCCGTGGCCCGGGCCGTCAAGGCCGGATTCCGCGAGGAGTTCAAGGGCAAGGCCGTGTACCGGATCATGCGCGGCAAGAGCCTGTTCCTGGCCCGCAAGGGCAAGCGGCCGCTGTCGGCTGGTTTCCGGCTCGTGGGGGCCCACGGCGACACGCCGCGTCTGGACTTCAAGCAACACCCCCTCTACGAAGAGGTTCAGGTGGGTCTGGCCAAGACCCACTACTATGGCGGCATCCGCAAGCACCAGTGGCTGGCCCGGCCCCTGGCCCTGCACGGGGTCGTGGTCAAGGCCGACGGTCGGGTGATTCCGGTGACCCTGGGCGAGGAACCGACGGACCCGGTCTTCACCATCGCCGATTTGTTGCCGCACCTGGCCTACAAGCAGGTGGAGAAGAAGCTTTCCGAGGCCTTCGAGGCCGAGAAGCTGAACGTCATTCTGGGCCACGCCCCGGCGATCAAGGGCAAGGACGACAAGGAGAACGGCCGGATCAAAAAGCGCCTGCTTGAATTGCTGCACGTGCGCTTCGGCATCGTCGAGGCTGACCTGCTGAGCGCCGAACTGCAGGCTGTGCCCGCCGGACCGGCCCGCTTCGTGGGCCTGGATGGTTCGCTCGTCGGCGGCTACGGTCAGGACGACCGTTCCTCGGTGTTCTGCGCCCTGGAAGCCCTGTTGGCCGAGAAGACGCCCGAACATACCCAGGTGGTGGTCATCTGGGACAAGGAGGAGATCGGCTCCGAAGGCTCCACCGGGGCCCAGTCCCTGTTCCTGGAGTACTGCCTCCAGGATCTGCTGGACGCGTGGGAGTCCGCATCCCGACTGTCCAAGGTATTCCTGGCCTCGGAGGCGATCTCGGCGGACGTGCATCCGGCCGTGGACCCGGACTATCAGGATGTGCATGAGAAGCTCAACTCCGCCTACCTCGGCTTTGGTCCCTGCTTCTGCAAGTATACCGGCCACCGGGGAAAGGTCGGGGCCAACGACGCCCACCCCGAATACATCGCCCGCCTGCGCCGCGTGTTGGACGGCGCGGGCGTCCCCTGGCAGATGGCCGAACTGGGCAAGGTGGACCTGGGGGGCGGCGGCACCGTGGCCAAGCACTTGGCCCGCTATGGTCTGGACATCATCGACATGGGCACGCCGGTGCTCTCCATGCACAGCCCGTTCGAGCTCACCAGCAAGGCCGACATCCACGCCACGGTTCTGGCTTTGCGGGCGTTCTTGAAGAGCTAG
- the selB gene encoding selenocysteine-specific translation elongation factor: MPVIMGTAGHIDHGKTSLVRALTGIDCDRLAEEKRRGITIELGFAFLDLPDGSRLGIVDVPGHERFVKNMVAGAAGIDFVLLVIAADEGIMPQTREHLEICSLLGVQAGLVALTKADMVDEEWLEMVRDETARYLEPTFLGGAPMVPVSAVTGQGLDELRAAIAALAADFAPRRRSDLFRLPVDRVFSIKGHGTVVTGTSLAGKIAVGEEVQVYPKGRKAKVRGLECHGAMVNEAPAGVRTAVNLGGLEVSELERGDVLARPDSLFPSQVWDVELTCLASTPRSLKHRKEVHFHHGAREVMARVYFLDREELKPGDTALCQVRFEEPLAGVYGDRVVLRSFSPLRTIAGGRIVNPLGRRVRRFSSQAKGIEALRLGQGEDVLRAQLELVGPSGLTQAQLLILTDMESKALEKALGLLGGRQEALQFDRETRTYVAGSVVAGLIDCLTRFLGEFHRREPMRPGLARGELASTWGRELPSKLFHFLVERAARQGTVTLENDLFRLPGHRVSLASDTAKLREAVLTAYEAGGLTPPNLKDVLGPLGVEFKEAAPVFKMLQDEGKLTKIKEEMYFATPAVTGLTDRVRAWFAAGREEMEPSDFRDLSGLSRKYSIPLLEWLDKEKVTVRVGDNRRLRKRDAVG; the protein is encoded by the coding sequence ATGCCGGTCATCATGGGCACCGCCGGTCATATCGATCACGGCAAGACGAGCCTGGTCAGGGCGCTCACGGGCATCGACTGCGACCGCCTGGCCGAGGAGAAGCGCCGGGGCATCACCATCGAACTCGGGTTCGCCTTCCTGGATCTGCCGGACGGCAGTCGTCTGGGCATCGTGGACGTGCCAGGACATGAACGCTTCGTGAAGAACATGGTCGCTGGGGCCGCAGGCATCGATTTCGTGCTTCTGGTCATCGCGGCCGACGAGGGAATCATGCCCCAGACCCGAGAACACCTGGAGATATGCTCGCTCCTAGGCGTTCAGGCCGGGCTGGTGGCCCTGACCAAGGCGGACATGGTGGACGAGGAGTGGTTGGAGATGGTCCGTGACGAGACCGCCCGTTACCTGGAGCCCACCTTTCTCGGCGGGGCCCCGATGGTGCCGGTCTCGGCCGTCACGGGCCAGGGCCTGGACGAACTGCGCGCGGCAATCGCCGCGTTGGCCGCGGACTTCGCGCCCCGGCGGCGTTCGGACCTCTTCCGTCTGCCCGTGGACCGCGTGTTCAGCATCAAGGGCCACGGCACCGTGGTCACAGGCACGTCGCTGGCGGGGAAGATCGCCGTGGGCGAGGAGGTTCAGGTCTATCCCAAGGGCCGCAAAGCCAAGGTTCGCGGTCTGGAGTGCCACGGCGCGATGGTGAACGAGGCCCCGGCAGGGGTGCGCACGGCCGTGAATCTGGGCGGGCTGGAAGTGTCCGAGCTGGAACGCGGTGACGTGCTGGCCCGGCCGGACAGCTTGTTCCCCAGCCAGGTCTGGGACGTGGAACTCACCTGTCTGGCCTCGACCCCCAGGTCGCTCAAGCACCGCAAGGAGGTGCATTTCCACCACGGCGCGCGCGAAGTCATGGCTCGGGTCTACTTCCTGGACCGCGAAGAGCTGAAGCCCGGGGACACGGCCCTCTGCCAAGTGCGTTTCGAGGAGCCTCTGGCCGGGGTCTACGGCGATCGTGTGGTGCTGCGCTCGTTTTCGCCCCTGCGGACCATAGCCGGTGGTCGCATCGTCAATCCCCTGGGACGCCGGGTGCGGCGCTTCTCGTCCCAAGCCAAGGGCATCGAGGCCCTGCGCCTGGGGCAGGGCGAGGACGTGCTGCGGGCCCAGCTTGAACTTGTCGGTCCCTCGGGCTTGACCCAGGCCCAGCTCCTGATCCTCACGGATATGGAGTCCAAGGCCCTGGAAAAGGCTCTGGGCCTGCTGGGCGGCCGCCAGGAGGCCCTGCAGTTCGACCGCGAGACGCGAACTTACGTGGCAGGGAGCGTGGTGGCGGGACTGATCGATTGCCTGACTCGCTTCCTGGGCGAGTTTCACCGCCGCGAACCCATGCGGCCGGGCCTGGCCCGGGGCGAACTGGCCTCCACCTGGGGCCGCGAGCTGCCCTCTAAACTCTTTCACTTCCTCGTCGAGCGCGCCGCGCGTCAGGGAACGGTGACCTTGGAGAACGACCTGTTCCGTCTGCCTGGGCATCGCGTGTCCCTGGCCTCGGACACGGCCAAGCTGCGCGAGGCCGTGCTCACGGCCTACGAGGCAGGAGGACTGACCCCGCCGAACCTCAAGGACGTGCTCGGCCCACTGGGCGTGGAGTTCAAGGAGGCCGCGCCGGTCTTCAAGATGCTCCAGGACGAAGGGAAGCTGACCAAGATCAAGGAGGAGATGTACTTCGCCACTCCGGCCGTGACCGGGCTGACCGACCGGGTCAGGGCTTGGTTCGCCGCCGGGCGCGAGGAGATGGAGCCATCGGACTTCCGCGATCTGAGCGGTTTGTCCCGCAAATATTCCATTCCGCTGCTGGAATGGCTGGACAAGGAGAAGGTCACGGTGCGGGTTGGCGACAACCGCAGGTTGCGCAAGCGCGATGCCGTGGGCTAG
- the murA gene encoding UDP-N-acetylglucosamine 1-carboxyvinyltransferase, whose translation MDKLIIEGGVPLRGRIRVSGSKNAALPILMACLLAETPVRLSNVPRLRDIRTTLKLLNILGCESEFEENVVRAQVVQLKPEAPYDLVKTMRASVLCLGPLLALLGEARVALPGGCAIGARPVDLHLKALERMGATFELTSGYILGRCKKLKGAHITFDFPTVGGTENLLMAASLAEGETVLENAAREPEVADLANFLNACGARISGQGTSVIRVEGVSSLRGCDYRVMPDRIEAGTFLIAAPITGGELEILDCPFQELDALVYKLREMGVWVQEDGERVIVRRDGELTGVDVTTQPHPGFPTDMQAQIMALMCVARGAGSIQEKIFENRFMHVLELVRLGANIKLKDRTAVVRGVPKLVGAPVMASDLRASASLVLAGLAAEGVTEVQRIYHLDRGYENIEAKLSAVGARIRRAPE comes from the coding sequence ATGGACAAACTCATCATCGAGGGCGGCGTTCCCTTGCGCGGTCGCATCCGCGTGAGCGGCTCCAAGAATGCCGCCCTGCCCATCCTCATGGCTTGTCTGCTGGCCGAAACCCCGGTGCGTCTGAGCAACGTGCCGCGCTTGCGTGATATACGCACCACGCTTAAATTGTTGAATATCCTCGGATGTGAGAGCGAATTCGAGGAGAACGTGGTGCGGGCTCAGGTCGTGCAGTTGAAGCCCGAGGCTCCCTACGATCTGGTCAAGACCATGCGCGCCTCGGTGCTTTGTCTGGGGCCGTTGTTGGCCCTGCTGGGCGAGGCCCGGGTGGCCCTGCCCGGCGGCTGCGCCATCGGCGCCCGGCCCGTGGATCTGCACCTCAAAGCCCTGGAACGCATGGGCGCGACCTTCGAGTTGACCTCCGGCTACATCCTGGGGCGCTGCAAGAAGCTCAAGGGAGCCCACATCACCTTCGATTTTCCCACCGTGGGCGGCACCGAGAATCTGCTCATGGCCGCCAGTCTGGCCGAGGGCGAAACCGTGCTCGAGAACGCGGCTCGTGAGCCGGAGGTAGCCGACCTGGCGAATTTCCTGAACGCCTGCGGAGCCAGGATCAGCGGCCAGGGCACGAGCGTCATCCGCGTCGAGGGCGTTTCCTCCCTGCGCGGCTGCGACTATCGGGTCATGCCCGACCGCATCGAGGCCGGGACGTTTCTCATCGCCGCGCCCATCACCGGTGGAGAATTGGAGATCCTGGACTGCCCATTCCAGGAGCTGGACGCCCTGGTCTACAAATTGCGCGAGATGGGGGTCTGGGTCCAGGAGGACGGTGAGCGGGTCATCGTGCGCCGGGACGGCGAACTGACCGGCGTGGACGTGACCACCCAGCCGCATCCGGGTTTCCCCACGGACATGCAGGCCCAGATCATGGCTCTCATGTGCGTGGCCAGGGGTGCGGGGTCCATTCAGGAGAAGATTTTCGAGAACCGTTTCATGCACGTCCTGGAGCTGGTGCGCCTGGGCGCGAACATCAAGCTCAAGGACCGTACGGCCGTGGTGCGCGGAGTGCCCAAGCTGGTCGGCGCGCCGGTGATGGCCTCGGATCTGCGGGCCAGCGCCTCCCTCGTGTTGGCCGGACTGGCCGCCGAAGGCGTCACCGAGGTGCAGCGCATCTACCATCTGGATCGGGGTTACGAGAACATCGAAGCCAAGCTCTCGGCCGTGGGCGCGCGCATCCGCCGGGCCCCGGAATGA
- a CDS encoding c-type cytochrome, which yields MKRMLLASCIIALGLFVGLNIASAADPAAGKALAKKCSCHNAKKNLDGMDAKKFTGLMMNYKGGKGEPKSMIGIAQKLSDADIQDLAAYYSGLK from the coding sequence ATGAAACGCATGCTCCTCGCATCCTGCATCATCGCCCTGGGCCTGTTCGTGGGCCTGAACATCGCGTCCGCAGCCGATCCCGCGGCGGGAAAGGCCCTGGCCAAGAAGTGCAGCTGCCACAACGCCAAGAAGAACCTGGACGGCATGGACGCCAAGAAGTTCACCGGCCTGATGATGAACTACAAGGGAGGCAAGGGCGAACCCAAGTCCATGATCGGCATCGCCCAAAAACTCTCGGACGCCGATATCCAGGATCTGGCCGCCTACTATTCCGGCCTGAAGTGA